The genomic interval TCCGTGTAGTTGTTGTACGACATCGCCTTGCCGTGCAGCTGCTCGGCGCCGGCCAGGCCGCCGGTGCCCGAGGTGTAGAGGGCGGCGGGCTGGTGCGGGTTCTCGCCGTAGCGCAGGACGTCCTGGCGCTCGTACGTCGTACCGAAGAAGTCCGGGAAGCCCGAGTCGTCGGCGGCGGCGTAGTCGTCGGCGAACCAGCCGGCGACGGCCACGTCGTACGCGGCAGTGTGCTGGAACGCCTCGGCGGCGAGCCGCTTGCGGGCGGTCAGGTCGAAGCCGCCCGCCTTCACCGCGGCGAGCACGTCGGCGTAACGCTCCGGGCTGGTGACGACGGCCACGGACGGGTGGTTCTTGGCGGCGGCGCGCACCATCGACGGGCCGCCGATGTCGATCTGCTCGACGCACTCGTCGTCGGACGCGCCGGAGGCGACGGTCTCCTTGAACGGGTACAGGTTGACGACCACCAGGTCGAACGGCTCGACGCCCAGCTCGGCCAGCTGCTCGCGGTGCGCGTCGAGGCGCAGGTCGGCGAGGATGCCGGCGTGGACGCGGGGGTGCAGCGTCTTGACGCGGCCGTCGAGGCACTCGGGGAAGCCGGTCAGCTCCTCGACCTTGGTGACCGGGACACCGGCGGCGGCGATCTTTCCGGCGGTGGAGCCGGTGGAGACCAGCTCGACACCCGCCTCGTGCAGGCCGCGGGCGAGGTCTTCGAGGCCCGTCTTGTCGTAGACGCTGACCAGGGCGCGGCGGATGGGCTTATTCTCCGACATGACCGAGATGAACCTTTCGTCCCTCAATGCGATAGCCGTCGCGGGCGAGCCGCCCCACGGCCTCGACGAGCAGCTTGCGCTCGACTTCCTTGATGCGTTCATGGAGGGCCGCTTCGCCCTCCGGGGTGTCCTCTTCGGTCACCTCGACCACGCCCTGCGCGATGATCGGACCGGTGTCGACGCCGTCGTCGACGAAGTGGACGGTGCACCCGGTCACCTTCACGCCGTACGCGAGCGCGTCACGCACGCCGTGGGCACCGGGAAAGCTGGGGAGCAGGGCGGGGTGGGTGTTGATGAACCGGCCGCCGAACCGGGCCAGGAACTCCTTGCCCACGATCTTCATGAACCCGGCGGACACCACGAGGTCCGGCCGGTGCGCGGCGGTCGCCTCGGCGAGCGCGGCGTCCCACTCCTCGCGGGTGGCGTGGTCCTTGACCCGGCACATGAAGGTGGGGAGCCCGGCGCGCTCGGCCCGTTCCAGGCCGGCGATGCCGTCGCGGTCGGCGCCGACCGCGACGATCCGGGCGCCGAAGCCCTCGGAATCGTCACCGATCGCGTCGAGCAGCGCCTGAAGGTTCGTACCGGAACCGGAGACCAGGACGACCACACGGGCCGGGGCGGCGGAGGGAAGCGGGGAGGCCACGGCTGGGCCCTTTCTCGCGTGCGAGCGGTTCGAAGCGGCCGGCCCGCCGCCACGGCACCGGGGCGGCGGCCTGCGATTTGTACGGTCGTACGAAAGAAGCGCGCTCCCCCATACGGGGAACTATACGAACGGGCCGACCGTCAGCAACGATACCGGCACCTCACCGCACCCCTGGCTGACGGGGGTGACGGGCCCCCGCGCTCCCCGCTTTCGACCCTTCCTCACCGGAAGGTAGCGTCAGGGGCAGCGAACCGTCCGCCGGGCGGAAACGACGAGATGGGGAAGACGTTCACCACATGCCGGACCGACGCCGCACCGCCTTCCGCCAGCCGCTGCCCGAGCGGGCCACCGTGCTGATGCGCGAGCGCTCCTCCTCGTCCTCGTCCGGCTCCTCCGGTTCCTCCGGTTCCTCGGGGGCCGGGACGACGACAACCCCTTCGCGCCGCCGCCCGAGGGCCGGCCCGACCAGCCCTGGCAGCCGCGCCACCCGTCCGGCTCGTCCCAGGACAACGGCGAGAACCGGCCCGAGGGCGAGCCGTCCGACGACCGGCCCGTGTGGGGCAGCCAGTGGAGCAGCCGGCAGCCCGGCCGCGAGGACGGCTCCTTCGGCGGGCGCCCCTCCGGCCCCGGCGGTACGGAGAGGCCCCCGGCCGGTCCGCGCTGGGACCCGACCGACCCCGTCCAGCGCCGCGCCCGCTATGCGCTGCTCTCCGGCATGTGGGCCTTCTTCTTCGCGATCTTCGACTTCTCGGAGATCGCCCTGCTGCTCGGCGCGCTCGCCACGTACTGGGCGGTCAGCGCGCTGCGTGCCAAGCCGAAGCCGCCGGTGCCGGGTGCCGGGGCGCCTGCCCGGGCGGAGGGCCCCGGGGCGGACGGGACCGCTCCCGGGCCGGACACGCTCGCCGCGCAGCGCGGGGGCCGGCAGCAGACCACGGCCGCGGTGAGCGGGCTGGTGACGGGCGTGGTCGCGCTGGCGATCGTCGCGACGACGTTCACGGTGCAGATGGTCTACCGCGACTACTACACCTGTGTGAACGACGCCCTGACCAAGTCGGGTCAGCTGACCTGCAACGACCTGCTCCCGAAGCCGCTGGAGCCGTTCTTCGGCGTCAAGCGCTAGCGGCCGGCGGGCCGGGGGACGCGTCGGTCTCGCGCTCGGTCTCGCGCTCGGTCTCGTGCTCGGTCTCCCGGGCGTGCCAGGGGTCGGTGGGGAGGAAGTCGTACGCGTCGAGGTCGTCCTCGTCGTCACCTCCGTCCCGGCCCCGACCTCCGTCCTCGCCCTTTGCGTTCTTCGCCTCCTTCTCGTCCTTCGCGTTCTTCGCGTTCTTCGCGTCCTTCGCGGGTGCGGGCGGCTGGGGGCCTTGGGCGTGCTGACCGGGGGCGCCGTGGTTTCCGGCTCCGCCGGCTCGGCGTCCTCCTTCTTGCGCCCGCGCAGTCGCCAGGCCCGTAGCAGCAGGGCCGTGGGGACGCCGATGACCGTCGTCCACGCCAGCGCCGCCGCGCCGGTGAGCCACCACACCGGGCCGAAGTCCGCCAGGGCGTGGGTGCCGAGCGGTCCCCCGGCGGCTGCCGCCAGCAGCGTCGCGCCGAGCGCGCAGCCGACCGCCCCCAGTGCGGTGGTGAGCGCGGTCTCCCCCGGGCCCCACGCTTCATCCCGGCCGCCCTCGGCGGGCACGGCCCTCCGTGCGGTGAACCAGGCCACCGTCAGCGCCGCCGCCACCGGGACCG from Streptomyces drozdowiczii carries:
- the purN gene encoding phosphoribosylglycinamide formyltransferase; the protein is MASPLPSAAPARVVVLVSGSGTNLQALLDAIGDDSEGFGARIVAVGADRDGIAGLERAERAGLPTFMCRVKDHATREEWDAALAEATAAHRPDLVVSAGFMKIVGKEFLARFGGRFINTHPALLPSFPGAHGVRDALAYGVKVTGCTVHFVDDGVDTGPIIAQGVVEVTEEDTPEGEAALHERIKEVERKLLVEAVGRLARDGYRIEGRKVHLGHVGE